From one Catenuloplanes nepalensis genomic stretch:
- a CDS encoding dTDP-4-dehydrorhamnose 3,5-epimerase family protein produces the protein MHTVAELAVEGSYVFTPPVFPDARGVFLSPYLDSTFIETLGYPLFPVAQTSYSVSRRGVVRGLHYTATPPGTAKFVSCPHGRVLDLVLDVRVGSPTFGRWDSVVLDSRDFRSVYLPTGVAHMFVALEDDTVMSYILSTEYVFENERALAPLDPALGLPVPADIMPILSERDRTAVTFAEARASGLLPRYETCAEIEAGFCPAKRPHGAA, from the coding sequence ATGCACACCGTAGCGGAGCTGGCCGTCGAAGGATCGTATGTCTTCACCCCGCCCGTCTTCCCGGACGCTCGGGGGGTCTTCCTCTCTCCGTACCTGGACTCGACCTTCATCGAGACGCTCGGGTATCCCCTGTTCCCGGTGGCGCAGACCAGTTACAGCGTCTCCCGCCGGGGCGTCGTCCGCGGACTGCACTACACCGCGACGCCGCCCGGGACGGCGAAGTTCGTCTCCTGCCCGCACGGCCGGGTGCTCGACCTGGTGCTGGACGTCCGGGTCGGCTCGCCCACCTTCGGGCGCTGGGACAGCGTGGTGCTCGACTCCCGCGACTTCAGATCGGTGTACCTGCCGACCGGGGTGGCGCACATGTTCGTGGCACTGGAGGACGACACGGTGATGTCGTACATCCTCTCCACGGAGTACGTGTTCGAGAACGAGCGGGCGCTCGCCCCGCTCGACCCCGCGCTCGGCCTGCCCGTCCCGGCGGACATCATGCCAATCCTGTCCGAGCGGGACCGGACCGCGGTCACCTTCGCGGAGGCCCGGGCGTCCGGCCTACTCCCCCGGTACGAGACCTGCGCCGAGATCGAGGCCGGCTTCTGCCCGGCCAAGCGCCCGCACGGTGCGGCGTAG
- a CDS encoding putative sugar O-methyltransferase, translating to MSQRYGRSPLWERYNDTQVTKEAVAELAGFKSGDVNFKLALWDPRVNGVRYLKTLVFNLAAGLSPANWARLRRIAHRDVGDPFSITYDGEPVCLDYLQAVLELEFIESRLELTGARVLEIGAGYGRTCHAMLSNHDVAAYHIVDLENSLDLARRYLAAVLTAEQLDRVHFHGVTEAEDGGALRALRFDLAVNIDSFAEMTPGTVRAYLDLIDGHADHLYVNNPVGKYLDKSLDGHSQGDEVVELALRTGLLRDIVDIHDNRAVAAQSRPFLDAYRPAPGWTLLADARTVPWSFYWQALYRSGASGR from the coding sequence ATGAGCCAGAGGTACGGCCGCAGCCCGCTCTGGGAGCGTTACAACGACACTCAGGTCACCAAGGAGGCCGTCGCCGAGCTGGCCGGCTTCAAGTCCGGCGACGTCAACTTCAAGCTGGCGCTCTGGGACCCCCGGGTCAACGGCGTGCGCTACCTGAAGACGCTGGTCTTCAACCTCGCCGCCGGTCTCAGCCCGGCGAACTGGGCCCGCCTGCGCCGGATCGCCCACCGCGACGTCGGCGACCCGTTCTCGATCACCTACGACGGTGAGCCGGTCTGCCTGGACTACCTGCAGGCCGTGCTGGAGCTGGAGTTCATCGAGAGCCGGCTGGAGCTCACCGGTGCCCGCGTCCTGGAGATCGGTGCCGGCTACGGCCGGACCTGCCACGCGATGCTGTCCAATCACGACGTCGCCGCGTACCACATCGTCGACCTGGAGAACTCGCTCGACCTGGCCCGCCGCTACCTCGCCGCGGTGCTGACCGCGGAGCAGCTCGACCGGGTGCACTTCCACGGCGTGACGGAGGCGGAGGACGGCGGGGCGCTGCGCGCGCTCCGCTTCGACCTGGCCGTCAACATCGACTCGTTCGCGGAGATGACGCCCGGGACCGTGCGCGCCTACCTGGATCTGATCGACGGCCACGCCGACCACCTCTACGTCAACAACCCGGTCGGCAAGTACCTGGACAAGAGCCTGGACGGGCACTCCCAGGGCGACGAGGTGGTCGAGCTGGCGCTGCGGACCGGGCTGCTGCGCGACATCGTGGACATCCACGACAACCGCGCCGTGGCGGCGCAGTCCCGCCCGTTCCTCGACGCCTACCGTCCCGCTCCCGGCTGGACGCTGCTCGCCGACGCGAGGACCGTACCGTGGAGCTTCTACTGGCAGGCGCTCTACCGGTCCGGGGCCTCCGGGCGATGA
- a CDS encoding DegT/DnrJ/EryC1/StrS family aminotransferase yields MTIRVWDYLPEYEKERTDLLDAVETVFESGNLVLGRSVRGFENEFAGYHGVPHCVTVDNGTNAIKLALQALGVGPGDEVVTVANTAAPTVLAIDAVGATPVFVDVRADDYLMDTARVADAITPATRALLPVHLYGQCVEMAPLERLAREHGLLVLEDCAQSHGARHRGRLAGTMGDASAFSFYPTKVLGAYGDGGAVLTRGEAVDRELRRLRYYGMEDVYYVVQTPGHNSRLDEVQAEILRRKLGRLDEYIAGRRAVAERYAAGLADVAAATGLVLPALADGNDHVYYLYVVRHPRRDTILAQLSRRGITLNISYPWPVHTMTGFSKLGYAAGSLPVTERLAGEIFSLPMYPSLPVDVQDTVIGALRDVLTAL; encoded by the coding sequence ATGACCATCCGAGTGTGGGACTACCTGCCGGAGTACGAGAAGGAGCGCACCGACCTGCTCGACGCGGTGGAGACGGTCTTCGAGTCCGGCAACCTGGTGCTCGGGCGCAGCGTGCGGGGCTTCGAGAACGAGTTCGCCGGCTACCACGGGGTGCCGCACTGCGTCACGGTGGACAACGGGACGAACGCGATCAAGCTCGCGCTGCAGGCGCTCGGCGTGGGGCCCGGCGACGAGGTGGTCACGGTCGCCAACACGGCGGCACCGACGGTCCTCGCGATCGACGCGGTCGGCGCCACCCCGGTCTTCGTCGACGTCCGCGCGGACGACTACCTGATGGACACCGCCCGGGTGGCCGACGCGATCACGCCGGCGACCAGGGCGCTGCTCCCGGTCCACCTGTACGGGCAGTGCGTGGAGATGGCGCCGCTGGAACGGCTGGCGCGCGAGCACGGGCTGCTGGTGCTGGAGGACTGCGCGCAGTCGCACGGCGCCCGGCACCGGGGACGGCTCGCCGGGACGATGGGTGACGCGTCCGCATTCTCCTTCTACCCCACCAAGGTGCTCGGCGCGTACGGCGACGGCGGCGCGGTGCTCACCCGCGGCGAGGCCGTGGACCGGGAGCTGCGCCGGCTGCGCTACTACGGTATGGAGGACGTCTACTACGTCGTGCAGACGCCCGGCCACAACAGCCGGCTGGACGAGGTGCAGGCGGAGATCCTCCGGCGCAAGCTGGGCCGGCTCGACGAGTACATCGCCGGGCGCCGCGCGGTGGCCGAGCGCTACGCCGCGGGGCTGGCCGACGTGGCCGCCGCGACCGGGCTGGTCCTGCCCGCGCTCGCCGACGGCAACGACCACGTCTACTACCTCTACGTCGTCCGCCACCCGCGGCGGGACACCATCTTGGCCCAGCTGAGCCGGCGCGGGATCACGCTCAACATCAGCTATCCGTGGCCGGTGCACACCATGACCGGCTTCTCGAAGCTCGGCTACGCCGCCGGGTCGCTGCCGGTCACCGAGCGGCTGGCCGGCGAGATCTTCTCTCTGCCGATGTACCCGTCGCTGCCGGTCGACGTGCAGGACACGGTGATCGGCGCGTTGCGCGACGTACTGACGGCACTCTGA
- a CDS encoding acyl-CoA dehydrogenase family protein: MAKETAHSPVAGDLRAPITPAGHTMLGLLTGVLPQVRSGAGDNDRDSTFPVEVFEQFAKLGLMGATVPAELGGLGVDRLYDVAVALMRLAEADASTALALHVQLSRGLTLTYEWRHGTPPVRALAERLLRAMATGEAAVCGGLKDAPGVVTELTADGAGGWLLNGRKILVSMAPIGTHFFVHAQRRAADGTVLLAVPVVHRDTPGLSVAEHWDGLGMRASGTLDVSFHDCPVAADDVLERGPAGTRRDAVLAGQTVSSITMLGIYAGVAQAARDIAVEMCARRRSEPPAGVRTLVAGIDTRLYTLRAAAGTALINADTLSADLSGDLDERGRGMMTPFQYAKMTVNQLAPAIVDDCLSLAGGQAYAGQHPLARLYRDVRAGGFMQPYGYVDGVEYLSGQALGADRDNDYMSVRALRSRTPA, from the coding sequence ATGGCTAAAGAAACGGCGCACTCGCCGGTGGCGGGCGACCTGCGGGCACCGATCACACCGGCGGGCCACACCATGCTCGGCCTGCTGACCGGCGTCCTTCCGCAGGTCCGGTCGGGGGCCGGGGACAACGACCGGGACAGCACGTTCCCGGTGGAGGTGTTCGAGCAGTTCGCCAAGCTCGGCCTGATGGGCGCGACCGTGCCCGCCGAGCTCGGCGGCCTCGGCGTCGACCGGCTGTACGACGTGGCCGTGGCCCTGATGCGACTGGCCGAGGCGGACGCCTCGACCGCCCTGGCCCTGCACGTCCAGCTCAGCCGCGGGCTCACGCTGACCTACGAGTGGCGGCACGGCACCCCGCCGGTGCGGGCGCTGGCCGAGCGGCTGCTGCGCGCCATGGCGACCGGGGAGGCCGCGGTCTGCGGTGGCCTGAAGGACGCGCCGGGCGTCGTCACCGAGCTGACCGCGGACGGCGCCGGCGGCTGGCTGCTCAACGGCCGCAAGATCCTGGTCAGCATGGCGCCGATCGGTACCCACTTCTTCGTGCACGCCCAGCGCCGGGCGGCCGACGGCACCGTGCTGCTGGCCGTTCCGGTGGTGCACCGCGACACACCGGGGCTGAGCGTGGCCGAGCACTGGGACGGTCTCGGCATGCGGGCGTCCGGCACGCTCGACGTCAGCTTCCACGACTGCCCGGTCGCCGCCGACGACGTCCTGGAGCGCGGTCCGGCCGGTACGCGCCGCGACGCCGTCCTCGCCGGGCAGACCGTCAGCTCGATCACCATGCTCGGCATCTACGCGGGTGTCGCGCAGGCCGCGCGGGACATCGCCGTGGAGATGTGCGCGCGCCGCCGGTCGGAGCCGCCGGCCGGGGTCCGCACGCTCGTGGCCGGCATCGACACCCGGCTCTACACGCTCCGCGCCGCCGCGGGAACCGCGCTGATCAACGCGGACACGCTCTCCGCCGACCTCAGCGGCGACCTCGACGAGCGTGGGCGCGGGATGATGACCCCGTTCCAGTACGCCAAGATGACCGTCAACCAGCTGGCCCCGGCGATCGTCGACGACTGCCTGTCGCTGGCCGGAGGGCAGGCGTACGCCGGGCAGCACCCGCTGGCACGCCTCTACCGCGACGTCCGGGCCGGCGGCTTCATGCAGCCGTACGGCTATGTGGACGGTGTCGAGTACCTGAGCGGTCAGGCGCTGGGTGCCGACCGGGACAACGACTACATGAGCGTGCGCGCGCTCCGCTCCCGGACCCCGGCATGA
- a CDS encoding NAD-dependent epimerase/dehydratase — MTGRPLVTVLGAAGFVGSAVLSALADRPVTVRAVSRRPTSVPAAGVATFEAVTADLTAAGAVADAVDGAHAVINLVLDTSGWRGADGGGAAERVIVGVVRDLVDAAARCRSGAPVIVFAGSASQVGRAGRLPVDGTEPDHPETAYDRQKLAAETLLERATADGTVRGVTLRLPTVFGAARPGGGADRGVVSTMIRRAFAGDPLTMWHDGTVRRELLHVDDVAAAFVAALGHADALAGRHWPLGDRHGEPVGDLFRTIATLVAAETGRPPVPVVSVPPPAAARPSDFHSMVVDASAFTAVTGWRPRVSLGEGLRRTVRALGRAEAGLDLGAGLVPGE; from the coding sequence ATGACGGGCCGGCCACTGGTCACGGTGCTGGGCGCCGCCGGGTTCGTGGGTTCCGCCGTGCTGTCCGCGCTGGCCGACCGCCCGGTCACGGTCCGCGCGGTCTCCCGCCGGCCCACCTCGGTCCCGGCCGCCGGGGTCGCCACGTTCGAGGCGGTCACCGCGGATCTCACCGCGGCCGGCGCGGTCGCGGACGCGGTGGACGGTGCGCACGCCGTGATCAACCTGGTGCTCGACACCTCCGGGTGGCGCGGCGCGGACGGCGGCGGCGCGGCCGAGCGGGTGATCGTGGGCGTGGTCCGCGACCTGGTCGACGCCGCGGCGCGGTGCCGGAGCGGCGCGCCGGTGATCGTCTTCGCCGGCTCGGCGTCGCAGGTGGGCCGGGCCGGCCGGCTACCGGTCGACGGTACCGAGCCGGACCACCCGGAGACCGCGTACGACCGCCAGAAACTGGCCGCCGAGACGCTGCTCGAACGGGCCACCGCCGACGGTACGGTGCGCGGCGTCACGCTGCGCCTGCCCACCGTCTTCGGGGCGGCCCGGCCGGGCGGCGGCGCCGACCGCGGCGTCGTGTCGACCATGATCCGCCGCGCGTTCGCCGGTGACCCGCTGACCATGTGGCACGACGGCACCGTACGGCGGGAGCTGCTGCACGTGGACGACGTGGCGGCCGCGTTCGTCGCCGCGCTCGGCCACGCGGACGCGCTCGCCGGCCGGCACTGGCCGCTCGGTGACCGGCACGGCGAACCGGTCGGCGACCTGTTCCGGACGATCGCCACGCTGGTCGCCGCGGAGACCGGGCGTCCGCCGGTGCCGGTCGTCTCCGTCCCGCCACCGGCCGCCGCCCGGCCGAGCGACTTCCACAGCATGGTGGTCGACGCGTCCGCCTTCACCGCCGTGACCGGCTGGCGTCCCCGGGTGAGCCTCGGCGAAGGGCTACGCCGCACCGTGCGGGCGCTTGGCCGGGCAGAAGCCGGCCTCGATCTCGGCGCAGGTCTCGTACCGGGGGAGTAG
- a CDS encoding class I SAM-dependent methyltransferase — MTDPIVRRLIAAAGAPDAGALLMAEEPDAVVATALAEVAGRTILHPGPEMPVTVLFEVGVPAGGQVPYLLTVGPDGPRARAGRIDDPWVHVRYDLTALVRDVFGPTGPWTGSGRDVTMKDEPGPVEYKPDDPWMVQRDEATRAAHQVLAACGPYRGDLTALALRFGSDKWGGHWYTPHYERHLGDFRDQPVTVLEIGIGGYHEPDAGGASLRMWKHYFGRGLVYGLDVYDKSVLDEPRLTTVRGDQADPDFLDDLARRYGPFDIVIDDGSHVSSHVITAFHALFPHVRPGGMYVVEDLHTSYWPEWGGNGTDLADPATSVGFLKTLVDGLHHRDRIHEHTYHPSYADRHVTGLHLYHNLAFVEKGRNTEQANAVWRPRHDPMADLPAPHRVTEE, encoded by the coding sequence ATGACGGACCCGATCGTCCGGCGCCTGATCGCCGCGGCCGGCGCGCCCGACGCCGGCGCGCTGCTCATGGCCGAGGAGCCGGACGCCGTCGTGGCCACGGCCCTCGCCGAGGTCGCCGGCCGTACGATCCTCCACCCGGGCCCGGAGATGCCGGTGACCGTCCTGTTCGAGGTCGGCGTTCCGGCCGGCGGGCAGGTGCCGTACCTGCTGACGGTCGGCCCGGACGGCCCCCGGGCCCGGGCCGGCCGGATCGACGACCCGTGGGTGCACGTCCGCTACGACCTGACGGCGCTCGTCCGGGACGTGTTCGGGCCGACCGGGCCGTGGACCGGCAGCGGCCGCGACGTGACCATGAAGGACGAGCCCGGCCCGGTGGAGTACAAGCCGGACGACCCGTGGATGGTGCAGCGGGACGAGGCCACCCGGGCGGCGCACCAGGTGCTCGCGGCCTGCGGGCCGTACCGTGGCGATCTGACCGCACTGGCGCTGCGGTTCGGCTCGGACAAGTGGGGCGGGCACTGGTACACACCGCACTACGAACGGCATCTGGGCGACTTCCGGGACCAGCCGGTCACCGTGCTGGAGATCGGCATCGGCGGTTACCACGAGCCGGACGCCGGCGGGGCCTCGCTGCGCATGTGGAAGCACTACTTCGGCCGCGGCCTGGTGTACGGGCTCGACGTCTACGACAAGTCGGTGCTGGACGAGCCGCGGCTCACCACGGTCCGCGGTGACCAGGCCGACCCGGACTTCCTGGACGACCTGGCCCGGCGGTACGGCCCGTTCGACATCGTGATCGACGACGGCAGCCACGTCAGCAGCCACGTGATCACCGCGTTCCACGCACTCTTCCCGCACGTCCGCCCGGGCGGCATGTACGTCGTCGAGGACCTGCACACCTCGTACTGGCCGGAGTGGGGCGGGAACGGCACCGACCTAGCCGACCCGGCCACGTCGGTCGGTTTCCTGAAGACGCTCGTCGACGGCCTGCACCACCGCGACCGGATCCACGAGCACACCTACCACCCGTCCTACGCGGACCGGCACGTGACGGGGCTGCATCTCTACCACAATCTCGCGTTCGTCGAGAAGGGCCGCAACACGGAGCAGGCGAACGCCGTGTGGCGTCCGCGGCACGATCCAATGGCCGACCTGCCGGCACCGCACCGCGT
- a CDS encoding class I SAM-dependent methyltransferase gives MTNPVRPRGTCRICGGAVVQFLDLGRQPLSDRFRTGSETEPEYFFDLAVGACESCTMVQLMHEVPRERMFHEDYPYYSSGSAVMQKHFADTARRLLETEATGPDPFVVEIGCNDGVMLRTVQEAGVRHLGFEPSGKVAAAARAAGLRVRGDFFEESTARAVRDGDGPADVIYAANTICHIPYLHSILRGVDALLAPDGVFVFEDPYLGDILAKTSFDQIYDEHFFLFSARSVRAMAASSGFELVDVERLPVHGGEVRYTLARAGVRRPADRVAALIAEEDAAGVTTLARLDRFATEVGRIRDDLRALLERLRAEGRRVAGYGATAKSATVTNLCGIGPDLVSCVYDTTPAKQGRLTPGTHIPVRPADEFADAEVDYALLFAWNHADEIMAKEQAFRQAGGAWIQYVPHVHVRK, from the coding sequence ATGACCAACCCAGTACGGCCACGGGGCACCTGCCGGATCTGCGGCGGCGCCGTCGTACAGTTCCTCGACCTCGGCCGGCAGCCACTGTCCGACCGTTTCCGGACCGGGTCGGAGACCGAGCCGGAGTACTTCTTCGACCTCGCGGTCGGCGCCTGCGAGTCGTGCACCATGGTGCAGCTGATGCACGAGGTGCCACGGGAGCGGATGTTCCACGAGGACTATCCGTACTACTCGTCCGGCTCCGCGGTCATGCAGAAGCACTTCGCGGACACCGCGCGGCGGCTGCTGGAGACGGAGGCCACCGGCCCGGACCCGTTCGTGGTCGAGATCGGCTGCAACGACGGGGTGATGCTGCGGACCGTGCAGGAGGCCGGCGTCCGGCACCTGGGCTTCGAACCGTCGGGCAAGGTCGCGGCGGCCGCGCGCGCGGCGGGCCTGCGGGTGCGCGGCGACTTCTTCGAGGAGTCCACCGCGCGGGCGGTCCGGGACGGCGACGGCCCGGCCGACGTGATCTACGCGGCGAACACCATCTGCCACATCCCCTACCTGCACTCGATCCTGCGGGGCGTGGACGCGCTGCTGGCGCCGGACGGCGTCTTCGTCTTCGAGGACCCGTACCTGGGCGACATCCTGGCGAAGACGTCGTTCGACCAGATCTACGACGAGCACTTCTTCCTCTTCTCCGCGCGTTCGGTACGGGCGATGGCCGCGTCGTCCGGCTTCGAGCTGGTCGACGTGGAGCGGCTGCCCGTACACGGCGGCGAGGTGCGGTACACGCTGGCCCGCGCGGGTGTGCGCCGCCCGGCGGACCGGGTCGCCGCGCTGATCGCGGAGGAGGACGCGGCCGGGGTCACCACGCTCGCCCGGCTGGACCGGTTCGCCACCGAGGTCGGCCGGATCCGCGACGACCTGCGGGCGCTGCTCGAACGGCTGCGGGCCGAGGGACGGCGGGTGGCCGGGTACGGCGCGACCGCGAAGAGCGCGACCGTGACGAACCTCTGCGGCATCGGCCCGGACCTGGTCTCCTGCGTGTACGACACGACGCCGGCCAAGCAGGGTCGCCTGACCCCCGGTACGCACATCCCGGTGCGGCCGGCGGACGAGTTCGCGGACGCCGAGGTGGACTACGCGCTGCTCTTCGCCTGGAACCACGCCGACGAGATCATGGCCAAGGAGCAGGCGTTCCGTCAGGCCGGCGGGGCATGGATCCAGTACGTTCCGCACGTGCACGTGCGGAAGTGA